Below is a genomic region from Medicago truncatula cultivar Jemalong A17 chromosome 3, MtrunA17r5.0-ANR, whole genome shotgun sequence.
GTTAAAATTAGACTATCCCTTCTATTTCAATTTACAATcagttttcaaaaaatatacatgtctgactctcttcctttttcattCTCTTCGTGTCTCAACAAAAGCCCTTCAATCTGGAAAATCCATGTGGTAATCGAACTTAAACATGGCAAGGGAGGGATTGTCGTAAAGCAATCCTACAACAAAAAAGGGAAGGGGGAATTCATCCAAGGGCGCTGGGTAAAAGGATGTCATGATAAAAATATCACGTTGTAACATAAAGATCTAGATTATTAtgacttattttaattattgaataGTATGGTGTAATTTTATCCATCTAGCCGAACCCAATTAGTGAAATAAGGCTTGCTGGTTGTTGTAACATGAATTCTATAAAAATGTTTTGTAGTGTCTTGTGAGAACATTTTATGGGACCTCTGTTGTTTCAATCGAAAATCAATCCGACGTAATCTGTTGAAGCATATGATTGCCTAAAAAGAATTTACAACATTCCAAACAATGTTGATTCAACAAGTCATTCAGAGTAAAACCTTGGAATAATAAAAACTTCATACATAATTACTAGCAAGGTCCTAATTAATTGACTTTTTTTCAAGATCCAAAAACACAATTATGCCAAAAGAAACAAACCATAGAAGTCATCATCATGAATAAAAACAGACTGCAGACTGTAGAGATTTCCATATGGTAAAGGACTGTAAGAGGTCTTCCAtgtagaaaatgaaattttcaacTTTTGAAAGGGAAATGCTAATGGAAGTTCTTCATAATGGAAATATAAGCAAATGTCGGAAGTAAACAGATCCCGATTGCAACTAGTAGGGTGAAAAAAGACAATCTTATCagaaatcatcatcatcctcctcTGCAATATGTTTGGCCAGTTCCTGCTCTTGCTGTtgtctctctcttctcttctcagcactttctttttctttgtgtGTGTTTGGTGGAAAACGAAGTGCTCTAACAGCTTCATTGTGCATGTTAAGACAGAAGGCAATTCGAGAATTGAAAGCCAGCTGAGGCTCATTTGTGGAGTAAATATCTCCTGTTTCCTTAGACACCATCCACCCATTTGCATGATCCAATGTAGCATCAATTGCTCCATCACGAATAGCCTTCGAGACAATGCTCTCAGCATCAGCAACAGGATTTGGCGAGTCCAACCTCAACTTTTTAGCAACATCAGCTAGTGAGATGCGAGAATAGGAGATGCTGATGTTACGTAAACCAGTCCTGATGACATTATGTCGGAGACGAACAATCAAATTATGAGTTCCATCTGCACTGAAGGTGGTTGCAAACTTATCTGCAATGTTCCTAAACAGCTCCAAATCTCCAATACGGACAGCCTGGAATTCCACAACATAAGCTAAACTAACAGAGTATTATAGCAAATAGCACAATTATGGATATCCAAATGGAGAATTAACAAATGAATAACAATGCATAAAGAAAGTGAACAACTTCGAAGAAAGCACCAAAGACTGAAAAAATAGAACCAacaaatgcataaaatattCTTTTGGCACAGGTGGTAACTAACTCAGGGCCTAAATTCTGCAAGAAAGGTTGACCACTAGGCTATGGCCTTGAGATAACATTAATAATTATAGATTCAATTGGCATTAAGAGAGCAAAGAGCAGACTATCCCTCTTAATTCCTTCTCAGATAAACTATGGCCTTGAGATAACATTAAAAGGTGTGTGCTAGTACCCAACACCTTTTACATGGACCAATAAACCATTTTCTTTCTTCGCAACAATTAACTATATTTAAGGCTATTAATGTAATTATTCTAagccttatttattttatatctccTTGTCTAGTTTAACGATTTCCCTGTGGAAAAAATGGAAGGGAAAAAGGCGCTTTTTTCTGGGATTAGCAAAAATgctttttagttatttataaaCTCCTAATCTCTTTAATGGCTTTAATTATTATCCGCACCTGGATTCagaacattaaaaaataagaaagttaTGACATTGCAAAGATTTAATCTTTATTCAAGTATCTGCAAACATATAATTTTCAACTTTAAATAAGCATTTCATTACATTTCGGTCTATCTATAGACGGGTGCAATAGTCTTTTTTCTTCATCCATGTGTTGTGGTGTGCCATTTATATACAAAAAGTACTCGTCGTTTGGTTCACTATTTTCTGAGCATTTGGATACTATTTTTCTTCAACAATTGAGCTAGGAAGATCAGAGAAAGATGACAATTTGAAAGGAGGATAGCTGGAGGTAGATGAAACAACTGGAAAGAGagtgaaattttttcttttttaataataaatttaaagttacAATCATACCCcgttgttttgaattttttaataaagaaaaattgggtaTCCTGTCCAACTAAGGTGTTGGGTGCTAACACACACCTTCTAATTTATAGGTGGGTGTGCAATAGCATTACCCAGATTTGCTAGCGTAcatccacttattttttaggagTATTTGAGCAAGTtaaaactaaaaagtggttacaTACACCTTGGAGTGCATTTAACCACTTCAGTTATCAGTTTCTAAAACACTCctaaaataagtgggtgtaaattagtagctcctataggcatttgctagaatacacccacttctTTTTTTAGGAGTATTTTAACAACTGATAAgtaataactaaaaagtggttaaatgcACCCTAAGGTGCATGTCGCTAAATACTCCATAAAAACTAGTCGGTGTAGTGGTTAAGGGAGATAGGAGACAGAATCAATCATAATGATATTAGAACTCGATTCAAGATATATTATTATGACAAACAAGGTTGAATCATAATGTGAACTTACATTTGTAAGCTCAAAGTAAGGTCTTAGCGCTTTCTCCATTCCTTTCTGCATAAAGACGGTTCGCTCAGGTATCTCTCCCAACAGTAAACGCACTATGATAGCCCACTTGTTACATTGAATTCGAAAACCCCGAGCTGCAACTGGAGCTTTACGAGCAGCTTGCAGGAGAGACTCTTTTGCATCTGTATACTCCAATTGAATAGTCCGGATTTTCCCGAGGTAGAAGAGATAACGACAAAACTGAAAGGAATATACAACAGAACAAGTGTGCACATATGAAAGGAGTAAGAATTAACAAAAGTAAGTTTAATAATAAATCAGAATAGATGCcaaaaagtacaaaaaaaaatcaataagcTTCATCACAAGGGTTTTATCACCACAGCTGTGAGCactggaataaaaaaaaaaggtacggATTTTAAGTGAATCTGTTTTGTGCTCATGGTGATAGAACTAACATACCTGCTGGTTTGAATGTGCTTCAAATCGTGGAGCCTTTGACCTCAACTTCTCTGCCTGGTCATATAGGTTGTAGTGAAGATAGTTGCGAAGCAGCAAATTAAGAAGGGTTTCCTGAAATACATCAACAGGTAAGTACGAGATCATAATCcctaacataaaaaaaaatcttctccATAAGTAGAACACAAACCTGACCCAACTCATCATGGCGAAGGGTGGCAATCCGATGCAATGCAAGTAGGtttctgaaaagaaaaataccACAAAAAGATTTAAACAAGTTacttgaaaataaatcagttaGATTTGTACCTCCTTGATTTAATGATTATATAGATACATAAGCACGCAACTCACCCCCGAATTTCAGCCAGATCTCCAGTAAGTTCATGGCTATATGAATAGTAAAAAAATAGCCTAGATGCAATAACATCAACAGTTCTTCTGTTCACATTCTTCAGCCAAGCAACACTAGCTGAAGAACAAGCTTTggcctaaaatataaaaaaaatcagagaacCATGAGCATTCAATTATTTGCCAGTTTGCATAGTTGAAAACATATAAGCAATACAGGAACTGACCTCATTGTATTTTTTCTGATCAATCAGAAAAAGTAGTACAAGCAGGTAACAGTAAATTTCTAGCTCAGGCAACAAGTGTTTAGCTGTAGGGATAGGGGTTTGAATGGCAGATGTTGCAGCGTCCACCTCCATCTCATGATCATCCTCCTATACAATCAGTGACAAAATTATTACTCGAAAGACCATTGCTATTTCCCGTCAAAAACAAAGGAAGAGAACAGCCTAATATTTTCTGATGAAGATAGAAAGGGAAAGAGAGATTAATTAGAGTCAGAAACATCTATCTTATGAGATGGTTTACTAAGTTACAAAGTTGCAAGCAGTAAATGGGGATACGTATAGCATAACtgattatcatttaagtgtttacGTATAAGCTACTTcgataacaaaagataaaataaagtcaaactattttcataacCTATTATAGAGGACTTATGGAATATGCGGAAAACAGCCTAAAAGATCCATCAAAAAGTCTCGCAAGTGTTTATGTCAAGAGATAGGCTCTAATAAGTCGACCCGAACAGACCCTAAATggcagaacaaaaaaaaaaaaactaacatctTCATCCCTTAATGCAGTTGTAGAAAACAAGTTTGTCACATTTACATCCATGTTGCGAAGTTGCAAGTAGTCAACCGATACTTCTTCAAAAGAATTATTCATCCCCTCGTAGTTTCGatgaagaattaaaaaaattaagcagTTATCATATAGCATATAGGTGCTTATAGATAAACTATTTTCATGgctaaagttaaaataaagtcaGACTATTGTCATACAGTTTGTGGACAAGCCTTAAGTTGTTTccacaagtgcttatgccagCAGGCAAGCTCAAATAAGTCCATCCAAACATCCCtaaataagcaaaaaaaaaactaaaatctcCATCCCTAAATGCAATTGTAGATTTAAATCAAGATAaacatatgaaaaattaaaatataaaagatttataAATAGGAACATTCCCTAAATGCTAAATATAAGTTGAAATTCACACAAGTTTATACCTTGGGAAGATACGCAGACAATTTAGCATGAGGTTCAGAACCAGGAGTAAGAACATGATCGAGAAAAGAAGATATAACAGAAGCTGTTAATTTCTTCCTCAATGCAATTGTAAGACGAACAGCACGAGCAATTCTACGAACTTCCTTCGAGTACGAACCGGTCTCGATAACGGACGCTATCTCCTTCAAATCTATGAATCACAATTCCAAAATTCACAAATTAAAAacggaaaaaagaaaattgagatGTGAAATCGATAGACGGAGATTCTTACGCTGCAAAGTAGATGGAACTGGTGGAGAAACGGAATTCGAAGGAGTTGAACGATCTTTCATCTCAAGATCTTGAGTCATTGTGAACGAAATTGAGCGAAATTGGGCGAAAATTGggagattttgattaaaaaaacccTAACAAGTGAAGAAGACCAAACAAGAAGCAACGTGGTCACAAACTCACTGAGAGCTTTTTCCGAAGCTAAAACGCATCGTTGCAcgctttttaatttcttttctttataattttgttggagtatttttacttttgatttttcttttttgacaagttttacttttgatttttggatgttaattatactttttattttcgaCACAGCAAAGGATATTTCAACATCTTAATATTTCCAGGTCACAAGCTTGCGTTACTAAGCTCAGCAATtatacattctttttttttttttttaaggataaggCATGCAATTATACATTCTTGTTACGGTAATTATTCTATTAGTTCAATTGTcgaaaaatattattcaaatagttgtttttttaaatatctaaattttgttgaagaaatatacGTACGTATCAAAAGTCGtgcatttaactttttaaaaaaaaaaattcaaaaaaaaaaaaaacttcttaaaagtttttctttaaaaaaagaaaaacttttttttttttgaagaaggtaaaatggaatatattactaaAGTCTGAAAATTTCAACACAAGAAGTGCAAAAACCTCAGCTAAAAGAATATCAAATTACAACCACAAAACAAAgggtaacaaaacaaaaaaatcaaatggcaAAATCACCCCATTACAGATAAATACCCAAACAATGTAAAGGGTTCAACCACCACCAATGGTAGGAAAAAGTAAAGGTAGAACGGTTCGCTTTCAGCCACCAGTATGATTGAAGTTTAATTTTATCTAGTAATTGATTGAACGAGGCCTCTTTTTGATGAAAGACCCGAGTGTTTCTTTCTatccaaatcacccacacacaAGAAAGTCATATGAGATTAAAAGTTGAGCGGTTGCTTTTGGAAAACCCGCCTAAGGTGTCAAATTGATACAAATGATCTGACACATGTTCAGGAAACACTATATGGAACCTAAGCCAGTGAGAAATATCATACCACagtttaccaaaaaaaacacaagaaaataaTAAGTGCTCTGCGTCTTCTAACATGCCACATCCGCCCACACAAACTTGAGCATTTGGTTGTATAATTTGTCTTTTAACTAAATTGTATGTTGCTGGTAATCTACTACGAAGCAGACGCCAAGCAAAGAGACTGACTTTTAAAGGCACTTCCTTATTTCAAATTTCAGTTATGTGATCAGCTGCCAAGTTGTTATTTGTTGATGACAACAAGTGGTTATAAGCACTTGTGACGTTATATTTGTTAGATGCATGGAAATGGCAAATCCACCTGTCAGAATGATATGTTATGTTTTCCAATGCAAAGTTActcattttaagttctttaacatgtgccctaagggaacaaaaatcatttcatatcaTTAAATAATAAGTCATGAATACAAGGTAGGAcactaataaataattaagagcTAGCTTCTATTGGAGTTGCCAGTGCTGATTCACGAGTCACCTCATTTGCTTGTCTACAGCTAAACTCTACCTTAGAGTTGGTAAATTGAGCGTTAAGTAGTTGTCGACAATGACTAGTAATACTTCCAAAATCAGTGTTACTACTATTATTACTATTCACGGCATCGACGACGTGCTTCAAATCCAATGAGAAATCCATGTCATCCGGTCCTAAGTTGGTTACCCATTGTAATGATTCGCAAAGTCTTAAGGCTTCACCGACCACAACGGTGCAAACCATGCAGTTTTGGTAAGCACATAACCCT
It encodes:
- the LOC11439915 gene encoding probable 26S proteasome non-ATPase regulatory subunit 3; translation: MTQDLEMKDRSTPSNSVSPPVPSTLQHLKEIASVIETGSYSKEVRRIARAVRLTIALRKKLTASVISSFLDHVLTPGSEPHAKLSAYLPKEDDHEMEVDAATSAIQTPIPTAKHLLPELEIYCYLLVLLFLIDQKKYNEAKACSSASVAWLKNVNRRTVDVIASRLFFYYSYSHELTGDLAEIRGNLLALHRIATLRHDELGQETLLNLLLRNYLHYNLYDQAEKLRSKAPRFEAHSNQQFCRYLFYLGKIRTIQLEYTDAKESLLQAARKAPVAARGFRIQCNKWAIIVRLLLGEIPERTVFMQKGMEKALRPYFELTNAVRIGDLELFRNIADKFATTFSADGTHNLIVRLRHNVIRTGLRNISISYSRISLADVAKKLRLDSPNPVADAESIVSKAIRDGAIDATLDHANGWMVSKETGDIYSTNEPQLAFNSRIAFCLNMHNEAVRALRFPPNTHKEKESAEKRRERQQQEQELAKHIAEEDDDDF